The following are from one region of the Deltaproteobacteria bacterium genome:
- a CDS encoding ORF6N domain-containing protein, producing the protein MIVSLPVEVIEKKILLIRGQKVMLDRDLAELYGVETRVLNQAVRRNIKRFPEDFMFFLSREEIMNLSQTVISSKIKHAPNVNVFTEQGVAMLSSVLRSDRAIEVNIAIMRAFVKLREMLASNKELSKKLEEMEKKYDEQFKVVFDTIRALMASSDKPKREIGFKG; encoded by the coding sequence ATGATAGTAAGTCTTCCTGTAGAGGTTATAGAGAAAAAGATACTGTTGATCAGGGGGCAGAAAGTGATGCTCGATCGTGATCTGGCAGAATTATATGGAGTAGAAACCAGAGTTTTGAATCAGGCTGTGAGGAGGAATATAAAACGTTTCCCGGAAGATTTTATGTTTTTTCTTTCGCGTGAAGAGATCATGAACTTATCACAAACTGTGATAAGTTCTAAAATTAAACATGCTCCCAATGTAAATGTTTTTACTGAACAGGGTGTAGCCATGTTATCCAGTGTTTTAAGAAGTGACAGAGCCATTGAGGTTAATATTGCAATCATGAGAGCTTTTGTAAAGCTGAGGGAAATGCTGGCCTCAAACAAGGAGTTGTCAAAAAAGCTTGAGGAAATGGAAAAGAAATATGATGAACAGTTCAAGGTTGTTTTCGATACTATCAGGGCTTTAATGGCATCCTCTGATAAACCTAAAAGGGAGATTGGATTTAAAGGGTGA
- a CDS encoding glutamine--tRNA ligase/YqeY domain fusion protein has translation MNDKTQEGATETGPSNFIRNIIEEDLKQGEKGGKVITRFPPEPNGYLHIGHAKSICLNFGLAGRYDGTCHLRFDDTNPSKEEEEYVNAIIEDVKWLGFDWGKNLFYASGYFEQMYDYGVELIKKGKAYVCSLNADEMREGRGTLTEAGTESPYRNRSVEENLDLFEKMRKGEYENGAHVLRAKIDMASPNLNMRDPVLYRIQHESHHKTGDKWCIYPMYDFAHCIEDSIEGITHSICTLEFEDHRPLYDWILDALEVDCHPQQIEFARLNLSYTLMSKRKLLTLVEEGHVSGWDDPRMPTLAGLRRRGFPPEAIRDFCDRIGVAKANSMVDVAMLEHCVRENLNEFAPRAMAVLNPLKVIIENYPHGQVEEMDVPIHPANPDMGKRKVPFSKVIYIERDDFMEEPPKKFFRLGPGREVRLRSAYFITCNEIIKDDKTGEVIELRCSYDPESRGGSSPDGRKVKGTIHWVSSEHSVEAKVRLYDKLFLSENPGGGKGGADFREDLNAGSLIKLNNCRVEPSLANAAPGSRYQFERQGYFCADVDGSEKRPVFNRIVPLRDSWGKVGKK, from the coding sequence GTGAACGACAAGACTCAAGAGGGCGCTACCGAAACAGGGCCTTCTAACTTTATCAGAAATATCATCGAAGAAGACCTTAAGCAGGGGGAAAAGGGTGGTAAGGTTATTACCCGCTTTCCACCGGAGCCGAATGGATATCTTCACATAGGCCATGCTAAATCGATATGCCTCAATTTCGGGCTTGCCGGGAGATATGACGGCACTTGCCATTTACGCTTTGACGATACCAATCCTTCGAAGGAAGAGGAAGAATACGTTAATGCCATCATTGAAGACGTAAAGTGGCTCGGTTTTGACTGGGGTAAAAACCTCTTTTATGCCTCAGGCTACTTTGAGCAGATGTATGACTATGGCGTAGAACTGATTAAAAAAGGGAAAGCCTATGTCTGCTCACTCAATGCTGATGAAATGAGGGAAGGCCGCGGCACACTGACCGAAGCGGGGACTGAAAGCCCTTACCGAAACCGTTCAGTCGAGGAAAATCTCGACCTTTTTGAAAAGATGCGAAAGGGAGAATATGAAAACGGCGCCCATGTATTGAGAGCTAAAATTGACATGGCCTCGCCCAATCTCAATATGCGCGATCCCGTTCTTTACCGCATACAGCATGAATCTCATCACAAGACAGGTGATAAGTGGTGCATTTATCCTATGTATGACTTTGCCCACTGCATTGAAGACTCCATCGAGGGAATTACCCATTCTATCTGTACTCTCGAGTTTGAAGACCATCGTCCCCTCTATGACTGGATACTCGATGCGCTTGAAGTCGATTGCCATCCGCAACAGATAGAATTTGCAAGGCTTAACCTGAGTTACACCCTGATGAGCAAAAGAAAGCTACTTACGCTGGTGGAAGAGGGCCATGTTTCGGGATGGGATGATCCACGTATGCCTACACTGGCAGGACTTAGAAGACGGGGATTTCCACCGGAAGCCATCCGTGATTTTTGTGACAGGATCGGTGTGGCAAAGGCAAACAGTATGGTTGATGTGGCCATGCTCGAACATTGTGTCAGGGAAAATCTGAACGAATTTGCCCCAAGAGCCATGGCTGTTTTGAATCCGCTAAAAGTGATCATTGAGAACTATCCCCATGGACAGGTTGAAGAGATGGATGTTCCCATCCATCCGGCAAACCCCGATATGGGAAAAAGGAAAGTGCCCTTTTCAAAGGTGATCTATATTGAAAGGGATGACTTTATGGAAGAACCTCCAAAAAAGTTTTTCCGCCTTGGGCCCGGGAGGGAAGTGAGGCTGAGATCAGCCTACTTTATTACCTGCAATGAAATCATAAAAGACGACAAAACTGGTGAAGTTATCGAACTAAGATGCAGCTATGACCCTGAATCACGTGGCGGCTCGTCACCTGACGGACGCAAGGTAAAGGGGACTATCCACTGGGTATCATCAGAGCACTCTGTCGAGGCGAAAGTCCGTCTCTATGACAAGCTTTTTCTTTCGGAAAATCCCGGTGGAGGAAAGGGAGGAGCAGATTTCAGGGAAGACCTTAATGCCGGGTCACTTATAAAACTGAATAATTGCAGGGTAGAGCCTTCTCTTGCCAATGCTGCACCAGGCAGCCGCTACCAGTTTGAACGGCAGGGATACTTTTGTGCTGACGTAGATGGGAGTGAGAAGAGGCCCGTTTTTAACCGTATCGTTCCCCTTCGCGATAGCTGGGGCAAGGTGGGAAAGAAATAA
- a CDS encoding response regulator — MKLLIAEDHTALQKTMEMMMKAWGFDFDLAANGQEAVNEAKRNKGLYDLCIMDVEMPIMDGCEATRIMRRDLSYFPIMAYSGNHNYREECFQSGADDFVEKPCSPHELLAKIRELAVKTYQFIFNGKDLILKKEMPMDQQHAKELRELAKKDLCKVTFKGADFTVTVHKNVPNKIAHDFIEKKIEVSVFLDRNEDLPGECHLYKSSNMTPIVHFDEDMYKEKLLKEDEDIEQYRTMALKKEEK, encoded by the coding sequence ATGAAACTGCTAATCGCCGAAGACCATACAGCTCTTCAAAAAACAATGGAAATGATGATGAAAGCCTGGGGCTTTGACTTCGACCTGGCGGCCAACGGGCAGGAGGCCGTCAATGAGGCAAAAAGAAACAAAGGCTTATATGACCTTTGCATTATGGATGTAGAGATGCCTATAATGGATGGCTGTGAGGCGACACGCATCATGCGGCGCGACTTAAGCTACTTCCCCATCATGGCCTATTCAGGAAATCACAACTACCGTGAAGAATGCTTTCAATCCGGCGCCGATGATTTTGTAGAAAAACCCTGTTCTCCCCACGAGCTTTTAGCTAAAATACGGGAACTGGCCGTAAAGACTTATCAATTTATATTTAATGGAAAAGATTTAATTTTAAAAAAGGAGATGCCGATGGATCAGCAGCATGCAAAGGAATTAAGGGAACTTGCAAAAAAAGACTTGTGCAAGGTGACTTTTAAAGGGGCTGACTTTACTGTAACTGTTCATAAAAATGTGCCCAATAAAATTGCTCATGATTTTATTGAGAAAAAAATAGAGGTTTCTGTGTTTCTCGATAGAAATGAGGACTTACCCGGTGAATGCCATCTCTATAAGTCAAGCAATATGACGCCCATTGTTCATTTTGATGAAGATATGTATAAAGAAAAGTTATTGAAAGAAGATGAAGATATTGAACAGTACAGAACGATGGCCTTGAAGAAAGAAGAGAAGTAG
- a CDS encoding AAA family ATPase: MLDELFRLSRNFIKISNREYERYFLKTSPLENRFSIIVGQRGVGKTTAIIQYLLSSYSDINTKKAIYIQADHFLTRKYALYEIAEQFYRLGGELICLDEIHKYPDWSLELKSIHDTFSGLKIIASGSSALEVHKGTHDLSRRAVVYRMFGMSFREYIELTLGIELGCCNLEKIVIEHEQIANKIITTIEERGSRILALFSDYLSHGYYPYFSEYRDVKLFHITLEQNVHTTLESDLIAIYPALTGNSIKKIKQLVSVIASSVPFTPDLRKLKTTLHIGDERTLKTYLKYLEDAGIILTLSKGSRSLGGMEKPEKIYLNNPNLIYALTESLQPEVGSIRETFFLNMVKTTNRISIPPKGDFLVKGKLLFEVGGKNKSFSQIKNIDHSYLALDNMETGFGNKIPLWLFGFLY, encoded by the coding sequence ATGCTTGACGAACTTTTCAGGCTCAGCAGGAATTTTATCAAGATAAGCAACAGGGAATATGAGAGATACTTCCTGAAAACAAGTCCCCTTGAGAACCGTTTTTCAATTATTGTAGGTCAGCGGGGTGTCGGTAAGACAACGGCCATTATTCAGTATCTTCTTTCATCCTATAGCGACATAAACACGAAAAAAGCCATATATATTCAAGCAGACCACTTTCTCACAAGAAAGTACGCCCTTTATGAAATAGCGGAACAGTTTTATCGTCTGGGTGGAGAGTTAATTTGCCTCGATGAAATACATAAATACCCTGACTGGTCTCTTGAGTTAAAAAGCATCCATGATACATTTTCCGGTCTCAAAATTATCGCTTCAGGGAGCTCTGCGCTGGAAGTCCACAAAGGGACACACGATCTGAGCAGAAGGGCCGTTGTCTATCGCATGTTCGGTATGTCCTTCAGGGAGTATATAGAACTGACACTCGGCATCGAGCTTGGCTGCTGCAACCTTGAAAAGATAGTTATAGAGCATGAGCAGATAGCAAATAAAATTATTACCACCATAGAGGAAAGGGGCTCCAGAATTCTCGCCCTTTTCAGTGATTATCTTAGTCATGGTTATTATCCCTATTTTTCCGAATATAGAGACGTAAAACTATTTCACATCACTCTCGAGCAGAATGTACACACAACGCTGGAGTCGGATTTGATCGCTATTTATCCGGCCCTGACCGGCAACAGCATAAAAAAGATAAAACAACTTGTTTCAGTCATCGCCTCATCAGTTCCCTTTACGCCTGATCTTCGAAAGCTCAAAACCACACTCCATATCGGTGATGAAAGAACACTGAAAACCTACCTTAAGTACCTTGAAGATGCGGGAATCATTCTTACTCTCTCAAAAGGGAGCAGAAGCCTTGGGGGAATGGAAAAACCTGAAAAAATATACCTCAACAATCCCAACCTGATTTATGCCCTCACAGAAAGTCTGCAACCCGAGGTAGGGAGCATAAGGGAAACCTTCTTCCTTAACATGGTAAAGACAACAAACCGGATATCGATTCCCCCCAAAGGAGATTTTCTTGTAAAGGGAAAACTCCTTTTTGAAGTGGGAGGCAAAAACAAAAGTTTCTCTCAAATAAAAAATATCGATCATTCATATCTTGCCCTTGATAATATGGAAACCGGTTTCGGAAACAAAATCCCTCTCTGGCTTTTTGGCTTTCTTTATTAA